One region of Nitrospinota bacterium genomic DNA includes:
- a CDS encoding glycosyltransferase family 4 protein yields MKALHILHSEAAVGWGGQEIRVVQETCMLLERGHRVTIICQPGSPLAKRCQAIEHPEFKFFPVAMPRPLSPKAFGMLYRLIKNDKPDILHTHSSIDSWLVSFIGKCLDIPIVRSRHVSIPVKNHFPNNWLYANFPKRILTSGETIRNVMIQLKGVTPEQVVSIPAGVDMRRFDLSVSGEEIRTELGLKPGQPLIGKIGVIRGWKGHNYFLEAVPLVLEKFPDARFIIVGAGPGYEEIRERSRAPEMKGAVTVMGHREDVPEIIAAMNIMVLASFAGEGTSQVIPQAFAMKTPVVATRGGSIAELFRDGERGVLADIKSGKSLAEGIVKLLQNPEWARELAENAYDYCRKELTWDRKMDQTLKVYNDVLGASLK; encoded by the coding sequence TTGAAAGCGCTCCATATTTTACATTCTGAAGCTGCAGTCGGCTGGGGCGGGCAGGAAATAAGAGTGGTTCAGGAGACTTGCATGCTCCTGGAGCGAGGACACCGAGTCACTATCATCTGTCAACCGGGTAGCCCGCTTGCGAAGCGATGCCAAGCCATTGAGCACCCGGAGTTTAAGTTTTTTCCTGTAGCCATGCCGCGACCTCTAAGCCCAAAGGCTTTTGGCATGTTGTACCGGCTGATTAAAAATGATAAACCTGATATTCTGCACACTCACAGTTCCATCGACAGCTGGCTGGTGTCTTTTATTGGCAAATGCCTTGATATTCCCATCGTTCGCAGTCGGCACGTCTCCATTCCGGTTAAAAATCATTTTCCCAACAACTGGCTGTATGCCAACTTTCCAAAGCGAATCCTCACCAGTGGTGAAACTATCCGTAATGTTATGATCCAACTCAAAGGTGTGACTCCAGAGCAGGTGGTGTCCATTCCCGCCGGAGTTGATATGCGCCGGTTTGACTTGAGTGTTTCTGGGGAAGAAATTCGCACCGAGCTGGGCTTGAAACCGGGACAGCCGTTGATCGGTAAAATCGGGGTGATTCGGGGTTGGAAAGGACATAATTATTTTCTGGAAGCGGTTCCTCTTGTTCTGGAAAAGTTTCCCGATGCACGGTTTATTATCGTCGGGGCCGGTCCGGGGTACGAAGAGATCAGGGAAAGATCCCGAGCGCCTGAAATGAAGGGGGCCGTCACGGTCATGGGGCACCGGGAAGACGTTCCCGAAATTATTGCGGCGATGAATATTATGGTCCTGGCGTCCTTCGCCGGAGAGGGAACGTCACAGGTGATTCCCCAGGCATTTGCCATGAAAACGCCCGTTGTGGCAACCCGTGGAGGATCCATTGCCGAATTGTTCCGCGATGGAGAGCGAGGCGTGCTGGCGGATATCAAAAGTGGAAAAAGTCTGGCGGAGGGGATTGTGAAGCTATTACAGAATCCTGAATGGGCCAGGGAACTGGCCGAAAACGCCTATGACTATTGCCGTAAAGAGTTGACCTGGGATCGAAAAATGGACCAGACCCTTAAAGTGTATAACGATGTGCTGGGCGCCTCCTTGAAATAA
- a CDS encoding class I SAM-dependent methyltransferase has translation MPQPVSEQFELIPCDNCGSDQFSTLCEWNNLSKVVQCRCCGLQLVNPIPNKEYLDQLYRQDGEEHPYYQNYIRERTDRKKSYNKQYHRRLKLIEKYSKGKGKLLDIGCGGGFFLKAAEERGWDPHGIDIVPDFVEFARNELQLKNVHCRSLEQSNYEKHYFDVIVLWDLIEHLPRPADFLKTINSILRPGGILVIWTPNTKNATWVKGKWVGYTSLQHLYFFSTLTLKKMLNSSGFGLVYQNTNRAKKGFFSPPKNKPYQKPDRPFTKWEKFLWAMKRDFKNFINPINYISPLLDWAGYGFNLYVIAEKTGECSREAEKTKNSSSAISTPSSD, from the coding sequence ATGCCCCAGCCCGTGTCCGAACAATTCGAACTCATTCCCTGTGATAATTGCGGGTCCGACCAGTTTTCCACCCTCTGTGAGTGGAATAATTTGTCCAAGGTGGTCCAATGCCGTTGCTGTGGGTTGCAGTTGGTCAACCCGATTCCCAACAAGGAATATCTTGATCAATTATATCGACAGGACGGGGAAGAGCACCCCTATTACCAGAATTATATTCGGGAGCGAACCGACAGAAAAAAATCCTATAACAAACAATACCACCGCCGTTTGAAGTTGATTGAGAAATACTCCAAGGGAAAAGGGAAATTGCTTGATATCGGGTGCGGCGGCGGATTTTTTCTGAAAGCCGCCGAGGAGCGCGGCTGGGATCCCCATGGGATCGATATTGTTCCTGATTTTGTCGAATTTGCCCGCAATGAATTACAATTAAAAAATGTCCACTGCCGCTCCCTGGAACAATCAAACTACGAAAAACACTATTTCGATGTCATTGTCCTCTGGGATTTAATCGAGCACCTCCCGCGTCCTGCGGATTTCCTGAAAACCATCAATTCCATATTGCGTCCGGGTGGCATTCTGGTCATCTGGACCCCAAATACGAAAAATGCTACCTGGGTGAAAGGGAAATGGGTGGGGTACACTTCTCTCCAGCATCTATATTTTTTTTCAACCCTCACCCTGAAAAAAATGCTGAACTCCTCAGGATTTGGCTTGGTGTACCAAAACACCAACCGGGCAAAAAAGGGGTTTTTTTCACCTCCAAAAAATAAACCCTACCAAAAACCAGACCGACCTTTTACCAAATGGGAAAAATTTTTGTGGGCAATGAAAAGGGACTTCAAAAATTTCATCAACCCGATCAATTATATCAGTCCCCTTCTGGATTGGGCCGGTTATGGCTTCAATCTGTATGTCATCGCAGAAAAAACTGGCGAATGCTCCAGAGAAGCTGAAAAAACCAAAAATTCTTCTTCTGCCATTTCTACTCCATCATCAGATTAA
- a CDS encoding glycosyltransferase family 4 protein: MKIAVIRYKYVNYGGAEGFVDQYTNQLASAGHEVHIFAHQWQTDSAPRLQVHPVPAWTFNSFIRSLSFSWFAAREIRKQKFDVVQSHERIFDQDIYRAGDGCHREWLEQRRKFLSPVKRFFLAFNPFHRLILFMEKGMFEKKWCRKIVAISEMVKKDIQKHYRVPDDKITVVYNGVELERFHPKNKKLYRSKIREKLKVPDASVLILFVGSGFERKGLKFLIQSLEFLSSDNWQLLLMGKGNWNRYLGFTSPEKRKKIHCLDPVDDLEQYYAAADIFVLPSIYEPFGNANLEALASGLPVVTSMHSGAAEILEHGKSGMVVENPSDPKEIAEHINPLFDPVVRENMGRHARVLAEKFTQARNIEEMMGVYQEVIGSYKK, from the coding sequence ATGAAGATTGCAGTCATCCGATACAAATATGTCAACTATGGGGGTGCGGAAGGGTTTGTGGATCAATACACGAACCAGCTTGCAAGCGCCGGGCACGAGGTCCATATATTTGCCCATCAATGGCAGACGGACAGCGCTCCTCGTTTGCAGGTGCATCCGGTTCCCGCATGGACCTTTAACTCTTTCATTCGTTCACTTTCTTTCTCCTGGTTTGCCGCCAGGGAAATTCGCAAGCAAAAATTTGACGTTGTTCAAAGCCATGAACGCATATTTGATCAGGACATCTACCGGGCCGGAGACGGCTGTCACAGGGAATGGCTGGAACAGCGGAGAAAATTTCTTTCCCCGGTTAAAAGATTTTTTCTCGCATTCAACCCTTTTCACCGGTTGATTCTTTTCATGGAGAAGGGGATGTTTGAGAAAAAGTGGTGCCGGAAAATTGTGGCGATATCCGAAATGGTTAAAAAGGATATCCAGAAACATTACCGCGTTCCAGATGATAAGATAACGGTGGTTTACAACGGGGTGGAACTGGAACGGTTTCATCCGAAAAATAAAAAATTGTATCGTTCCAAAATAAGAGAAAAGCTGAAGGTTCCCGATGCGAGCGTTTTGATCCTGTTTGTCGGGTCGGGGTTTGAGCGCAAAGGATTAAAATTTCTGATTCAATCCCTGGAGTTTTTATCTTCGGACAACTGGCAGCTCCTGCTGATGGGTAAAGGAAACTGGAATCGCTACCTGGGTTTTACTTCCCCGGAAAAGCGAAAGAAAATTCATTGCCTGGACCCTGTGGATGATCTGGAACAATACTATGCGGCGGCGGATATTTTTGTATTGCCGTCGATCTATGAACCTTTCGGCAACGCCAACCTGGAGGCCCTTGCTTCCGGGTTGCCGGTCGTGACCAGTATGCACAGCGGCGCGGCGGAAATTCTGGAACATGGAAAAAGCGGAATGGTTGTTGAAAATCCGTCCGACCCGAAAGAAATTGCGGAACATATCAACCCCTTGTTTGATCCCGTTGTCAGGGAAAATATGGGACGGCACGCCCGGGTTCTTGCGGAAAAATTCACGCAGGCGAGAAATATTGAGGAAATGATGGGAGTTTATCAGGAGGTGATAGGGTCGTATAAAAAGTAG
- a CDS encoding glycosyltransferase family 9 protein, whose amino-acid sequence MKKILVVSTTGMGDSLWGTPALRALKKSFPDADIHFLINPHWEKLFEGNPHIDRIIHYSPKWFKQPLLGLSLLWTRYDHVLIFHANKDITRLLPWLTYRSLLAHQNSSWIREKNRVRMEKEGVVHGIQRRLILIAKIGAQSAGKYMEIFFNDAERSEAHAFMRKKSLSPKNYIYINIGASGAHRRWPEDRFLELAEKILEKTAYKIILGGGPGEKQHIHDMMATLNSDRCSDSIGVPLKPDSYIISQARLLITCDTGPMHVGFALKVPTVALFGPYDPRGTGPFDLEKHRCFMIHPSAKGEFSPDMDYENGELKNIDVTTVWDKVQEALTALPE is encoded by the coding sequence ATGAAGAAAATTCTGGTAGTGAGCACAACCGGCATGGGTGACAGCTTGTGGGGAACCCCCGCCCTTAGAGCTTTAAAAAAATCTTTCCCCGATGCAGACATACATTTTCTTATAAACCCTCACTGGGAAAAACTTTTCGAGGGTAACCCCCATATAGACCGTATCATTCACTATTCCCCTAAATGGTTCAAGCAACCTCTGCTTGGTTTGAGTCTATTGTGGACCCGATACGATCATGTCCTCATCTTCCATGCCAATAAAGATATCACACGCCTTTTGCCGTGGTTAACATATCGATCTCTTTTGGCACACCAGAACTCCTCCTGGATTCGGGAAAAAAACCGGGTCCGAATGGAGAAGGAGGGCGTGGTTCACGGAATTCAGAGGCGGTTGATTTTAATTGCAAAAATCGGAGCGCAAAGTGCTGGCAAATATATGGAGATTTTTTTTAATGACGCCGAGCGCAGCGAAGCCCACGCATTCATGAGAAAAAAATCCTTGTCGCCCAAAAATTATATCTACATCAATATCGGCGCTTCCGGTGCGCACCGGCGTTGGCCGGAAGATCGTTTTCTTGAATTAGCGGAAAAAATCCTGGAAAAGACAGCTTATAAAATAATTCTGGGAGGCGGGCCGGGTGAAAAGCAACATATCCACGATATGATGGCAACACTGAACTCGGACCGATGCAGCGATTCAATCGGAGTTCCACTAAAACCAGACAGCTATATTATCAGCCAGGCCCGGTTGCTCATCACCTGCGATACCGGCCCCATGCATGTCGGCTTCGCTTTGAAGGTGCCGACCGTCGCCTTGTTTGGTCCTTACGATCCACGCGGAACCGGCCCATTTGACCTTGAAAAGCATCGCTGTTTCATGATTCACCCCTCCGCCAAAGGAGAGTTTTCGCCGGACATGGACTATGAAAATGGGGAATTAAAGAATATCGACGTCACCACCGTTTGGGACAAAGTTCAGGAAGCATTAACCGCCCTTCCCGAATGA